One segment of Burkholderia multivorans ATCC BAA-247 DNA contains the following:
- a CDS encoding phosphoglycerate kinase, translating to MSQVKRLTDLIAAGQLAGKRVFIRADLNVPQDDHGNITEDTRVRASVPAIKAALEAGAAVMVTSHLGRPTEGEFKPEDSLAPVAKRLSELLGRDVPLVANWVENGVNVAPGEVVLLENCRVNKGEKKNSDELAQKMAKLCDVYVNDAFGTAHRAEATTHGIAKYAPVACAGPLLAAELDALGKALGNPARPLVAIVAGSKVSTKLTILKSLAEKVDQLIVGGGIANTFMLAAGLSIGKSLAEPDLVDEAKAIIDEARKRGASVPIPTDVVTAKEFSPTAAATVKPVADIEADDMILDIGPDTAKALASQLEKAGTIVWNGPVGVFEFDQFGNGTKTLAEAIAKSSAFSIAGGGDTLAAIAKYGIHDQVSYISTGGGAFLEFLEGKKLPAVEVLETRAA from the coding sequence ATGAGCCAAGTCAAGCGTCTTACCGACCTGATCGCCGCCGGCCAGCTCGCCGGCAAGCGTGTGTTCATCCGCGCCGACCTGAACGTCCCGCAGGACGATCACGGCAACATCACCGAAGACACGCGCGTGCGCGCCTCGGTGCCGGCCATCAAGGCGGCGCTCGAGGCCGGCGCGGCGGTGATGGTCACGTCGCACCTCGGCCGTCCGACCGAAGGCGAGTTCAAGCCGGAAGACTCGCTCGCGCCGGTCGCGAAGCGCCTGTCCGAGCTGCTCGGCCGCGACGTGCCGCTCGTCGCGAACTGGGTCGAGAACGGCGTGAACGTCGCGCCGGGCGAGGTCGTGCTGCTCGAGAACTGCCGCGTCAACAAGGGCGAGAAGAAGAATTCGGACGAGCTCGCGCAAAAAATGGCGAAGCTCTGCGACGTGTACGTGAACGACGCGTTCGGCACCGCGCACCGCGCGGAGGCCACCACGCACGGGATCGCGAAATACGCGCCGGTTGCGTGCGCGGGCCCGCTGCTTGCTGCGGAACTCGACGCGCTCGGCAAGGCGCTCGGCAATCCGGCGCGGCCGCTCGTCGCGATCGTCGCGGGTTCGAAGGTGTCGACCAAGCTGACGATCCTGAAGTCGCTGGCCGAAAAGGTCGACCAGCTGATCGTCGGCGGCGGGATTGCGAATACGTTCATGCTCGCGGCCGGCCTGTCGATCGGCAAGTCGCTCGCCGAACCGGATCTCGTCGACGAGGCGAAGGCGATCATCGACGAAGCGCGCAAGCGCGGCGCGTCGGTGCCGATCCCGACCGACGTCGTGACCGCGAAGGAATTCTCGCCGACGGCCGCAGCGACCGTGAAGCCCGTCGCCGACATCGAAGCCGACGACATGATCCTCGACATCGGCCCGGACACGGCAAAGGCGCTCGCGAGCCAGCTCGAGAAGGCCGGCACGATCGTCTGGAACGGGCCGGTCGGCGTGTTCGAGTTCGACCAGTTCGGCAACGGCACGAAGACACTCGCCGAAGCCATCGCGAAGTCGTCCGCGTTCTCGATCGCAGGCGGCGGCGACACGCTCGCGGCCATCGCGAAGTACGGCATCCACGACCAGGTCAGCTACATCTCGACGGGCGGCGGCGCCTTCCTCGAGTTCCTCGAAGGGAAGAAGCTGCCGGCAGTGGAAGTGCTCGAAACGCGGGCGGCCTGA
- a CDS encoding AzlD domain-containing protein — translation MSAAEIWIVIVGMTIVTAVTRALFLIGGERTVLPERAQRALRYAPAAALVAVVLPDVLETPAGLSFALSNHPFYAALAGLGWFLWRRSMLGTIVVGMVVFTVLRLVV, via the coding sequence ATGAGCGCGGCGGAAATCTGGATCGTGATCGTCGGGATGACGATCGTCACGGCCGTCACGCGCGCGCTGTTCCTGATCGGCGGCGAGCGCACCGTCCTGCCCGAACGCGCGCAGCGCGCGCTGCGCTATGCGCCGGCCGCCGCACTCGTCGCGGTCGTGCTGCCCGACGTGCTCGAAACGCCGGCCGGCCTGTCGTTCGCGCTGTCGAATCATCCGTTCTACGCGGCGCTCGCCGGCCTCGGCTGGTTCCTCTGGCGGCGCAGCATGCTGGGTACGATCGTCGTCGGCATGGTCGTGTTCACGGTGCTGCGGCTCGTCGTCTGA
- a CDS encoding AzlC family ABC transporter permease, which produces MLARLSPTDRFALIQGARDYSPTLMAILSWGLVTGIAMSQSVMTLGQASAMSLLVYAGSSQLAVLPLLAAKLPIWTVLLTAAMVNMRFVIFSAGLAPHFSYLPLWRRLAIGYFNGDVIYLLFQKQGFANGHVPGKEAYFWGMALASWVSWQVSSLAGILLASFFPASWGLELAGTLALIPIMVSAVANRSTLAAVAVAGIVSLVAFDLPYRLALPIAVLAALAAGCTADWFVERADWRRIRTETVRNEEVE; this is translated from the coding sequence ATGCTCGCTCGATTGTCCCCGACCGACCGCTTCGCCCTGATCCAGGGCGCGCGCGACTATTCCCCGACGCTGATGGCGATCCTGTCCTGGGGGCTCGTCACCGGCATCGCGATGAGCCAGTCGGTCATGACGCTCGGGCAGGCGAGCGCGATGTCGCTGCTCGTCTACGCGGGCTCGTCGCAGCTCGCCGTGCTGCCGCTGCTCGCCGCGAAGCTGCCGATCTGGACGGTGCTGCTCACCGCCGCGATGGTCAACATGCGCTTCGTGATCTTCAGCGCCGGTCTCGCTCCCCATTTTTCCTATCTGCCGCTGTGGCGCCGTCTCGCGATCGGCTATTTCAACGGCGACGTGATCTATCTGCTGTTCCAGAAGCAGGGCTTCGCGAACGGCCACGTGCCGGGCAAGGAAGCGTACTTCTGGGGGATGGCGCTCGCGAGCTGGGTGTCGTGGCAGGTGTCGTCGCTCGCCGGCATCCTGCTCGCGAGCTTCTTCCCCGCCAGCTGGGGGCTCGAACTCGCCGGCACGCTCGCGCTGATTCCGATCATGGTGTCGGCGGTCGCGAACCGCTCGACGCTCGCGGCGGTCGCCGTCGCCGGCATCGTGTCGCTCGTCGCGTTCGACCTGCCGTACCGGCTCGCCTTGCCCATCGCGGTGCTCGCCGCGCTCGCGGCCGGCTGCACGGCCGACTGGTTCGTCGAGCGCGCCGACTGGCGCCGCATCCGCACCGAGACGGTGCGCAACGAGGAGGTCGAATGA
- a CDS encoding branched-chain amino acid transaminase, giving the protein MSMADRDGKIWMDGKLIDWRDATIHVLTHTLHYGMGVFEGVRAYKTADGSTAIFRLPEHTKRLLNSAKIFQMDVPFDQETLEAAQREVVRENKLESCYLRPIIWVGSEKLGVSAKGNTIHVAIAAWPWGAYLGEDGLAKGIRVKTSSFTRHHVNVSMVRAKASGWYVNSILANQEATADGYDEALLLDVDGYVSEGSGENFFLVNRGKLYTPDLSSCLDGITRDTIITLAKDAGIEVIEKRITRDEVYTADEAFFTGTAAEVTPIRELDNRTIGSGARGPVTEKLQSAFFDIVSGKNAKYAHWLTKV; this is encoded by the coding sequence ATGTCAATGGCCGACCGCGACGGCAAGATCTGGATGGACGGCAAGCTGATCGACTGGCGCGACGCCACGATCCACGTTCTGACCCACACGCTGCACTACGGCATGGGCGTCTTCGAGGGCGTGCGCGCATACAAGACGGCCGACGGCAGCACCGCGATCTTCCGTCTGCCCGAGCACACGAAACGTCTGCTGAATTCCGCGAAGATCTTCCAGATGGACGTGCCGTTCGACCAGGAAACGCTGGAAGCCGCGCAGCGCGAAGTCGTGCGCGAGAACAAGCTCGAGTCGTGCTACCTGCGCCCGATCATCTGGGTCGGCTCGGAAAAGCTCGGCGTGTCGGCGAAGGGCAACACGATCCACGTCGCGATCGCCGCCTGGCCGTGGGGCGCCTACCTCGGCGAGGACGGCCTCGCGAAGGGCATCCGCGTGAAGACGTCGTCGTTCACGCGCCATCACGTGAACGTGTCGATGGTGCGCGCGAAGGCGTCCGGCTGGTACGTGAACTCGATCCTCGCGAACCAGGAAGCGACGGCCGACGGCTACGACGAAGCGCTGCTGCTCGACGTCGACGGCTACGTGTCCGAAGGCTCCGGCGAGAACTTCTTCCTCGTGAACCGCGGCAAGCTGTACACGCCCGATCTGTCGTCGTGCCTCGACGGCATCACGCGCGACACGATCATCACGCTCGCGAAGGACGCCGGCATCGAAGTCATCGAGAAGCGCATCACGCGCGACGAGGTCTACACGGCCGACGAAGCGTTCTTCACCGGCACGGCCGCCGAAGTCACGCCGATCCGCGAACTCGACAACCGCACGATCGGCAGCGGCGCGCGCGGCCCCGTCACCGAAAAGCTGCAATCGGCGTTTTTCGATATCGTGTCGGGCAAGAACGCGAAGTACGCGCACTGGCTGACCAAGGTCTGA
- a CDS encoding zinc-finger domain-containing protein, with protein sequence MSEIKEMPLVELAAKDLPAYCPNPAMTRWNAHPRVFIDVSHGEARCPYCGTRYKLRDGEVVKGH encoded by the coding sequence ATGAGTGAAATCAAGGAAATGCCGCTGGTCGAGCTGGCGGCGAAGGACCTCCCCGCCTACTGCCCGAATCCCGCCATGACGCGCTGGAACGCCCATCCGCGCGTGTTCATCGACGTGTCGCACGGCGAAGCGCGCTGCCCGTACTGCGGCACGCGCTACAAGCTGCGCGACGGCGAGGTGGTCAAGGGCCACTGA
- the waaF gene encoding lipopolysaccharide heptosyltransferase II, with product MRRALVIAPNWIGDALMAQPLFALLKKLHPRIAIDAVAPTWVAPVLERMPEIHDVYATDLAHGKLQLLRRWQLASDLRDVGYDAAYVLPNSLKSAVIPWLANIPLRIGYTGEHRYGLLNVRHANPDKSAERPPMTTHYAALAYAPGAKLPESMKTLPPPRLDADLNETARVSARFNLDTRKPLVVFCPGAEYGPAKRWPPEHFATLATIVHQSFPYTQIVALGSQKDAAAAQAIADHAPNVRNLCGQTSLSEACALIARANAVVTNDSGLMHVAAALRRPLVAVYGSTDPRHTPPLSDLAKVQWLHLECSPCFERECPLGHLNCLRELGPEQVFGDLRGMLVGQR from the coding sequence ATGCGTCGAGCGCTGGTTATCGCACCGAACTGGATCGGTGACGCATTGATGGCGCAGCCGCTCTTTGCGCTGCTGAAGAAACTCCATCCCCGCATCGCGATCGACGCCGTCGCGCCCACCTGGGTCGCGCCGGTGCTCGAACGGATGCCCGAGATCCACGATGTCTACGCGACCGATCTCGCGCACGGCAAGCTGCAGCTGCTGCGCCGCTGGCAGCTCGCGAGCGATCTGCGCGACGTCGGCTACGACGCCGCCTACGTGCTGCCGAATTCGCTGAAATCGGCGGTGATTCCGTGGCTCGCGAACATTCCGCTGCGCATCGGCTACACGGGCGAGCACCGCTACGGGCTCTTGAACGTGCGTCACGCGAACCCCGACAAGTCCGCCGAACGGCCGCCGATGACGACGCACTACGCGGCGCTCGCGTACGCGCCGGGCGCGAAGCTGCCCGAGTCGATGAAGACGCTGCCGCCGCCGCGCCTCGACGCGGACCTGAACGAGACGGCGCGCGTCTCCGCGCGCTTCAATCTCGATACGCGCAAGCCGCTCGTCGTGTTCTGCCCGGGCGCGGAATACGGGCCGGCCAAGCGCTGGCCGCCCGAGCATTTCGCGACGCTCGCGACGATCGTCCACCAGTCGTTCCCGTATACGCAGATCGTCGCGCTCGGCTCGCAGAAGGACGCGGCGGCCGCGCAGGCGATCGCCGATCACGCGCCGAACGTGCGCAATCTCTGCGGGCAGACCTCGCTCTCCGAGGCGTGCGCGCTGATCGCACGCGCGAATGCCGTCGTCACGAACGATTCGGGGCTGATGCACGTCGCCGCCGCGCTGCGCCGGCCGCTCGTCGCGGTGTACGGGTCGACCGATCCGCGCCACACTCCTCCGCTGTCGGACCTGGCGAAGGTACAATGGCTGCATCTCGAATGCAGTCCCTGTTTCGAGCGCGAGTGCCCGCTCGGCCACCTGAATTGTCTGCGCGAACTCGGCCCCGAACAGGTATTCGGCGATTTGCGCGGCATGCTCGTCGGGCAGCGCTGA